In bacterium, a single window of DNA contains:
- a CDS encoding TolC family protein, which translates to MKRVLYLFLFILFPMLSFSKPITLDDCLNKAMKNNPDIMKTQKELDAISSKIYQAKTYFLPTLSLTGLYTHLSKEPPAFDFKSFFTPGATIPQIAGNPLLQYAHQNNYSGGLKLNQPLYLGGRNMAVLNSYKSEYKIKSAELEMSKTKLKVDVTKVFYSIVLSKEMEKLIQVTITTLQKHLDLVREFVKNGTATEYDSLKTESQLFSWQPRLIKTQREMKTATKQLAFLIGEEIEDSLVIEGELKYHNSESEISLKDATDKALENRSEIVIAQEMKKINNDIRNMKRASVLPQVAFQYNYNLMDKDADFTFNADNWENWWDIRILFNWEFFAFGRHRAEMKEYDFKKQESDINISSIEKRIKIELENAFDYKNENQITLSLWEKNIDVANRAYDIANDNYKNGTMTNMDVLDSHIALAEAKFQYLKALYDYKISCAELNRIIGY; encoded by the coding sequence ATGAAAAGAGTTCTTTACTTATTTCTATTTATACTATTTCCAATGCTTTCTTTCTCTAAACCCATTACCCTTGATGACTGCTTAAATAAAGCAATGAAAAACAACCCCGATATTATGAAAACTCAAAAAGAACTTGATGCCATAAGCTCAAAAATCTACCAGGCGAAAACTTATTTCCTGCCTACCCTTAGCTTAACCGGTCTTTATACCCATTTAAGTAAAGAGCCTCCTGCTTTTGATTTTAAGTCTTTCTTCACTCCGGGAGCCACAATTCCGCAAATAGCAGGAAATCCTTTATTGCAATATGCGCACCAAAACAACTACAGTGGCGGACTTAAACTAAACCAACCTTTATATCTGGGCGGACGGAATATGGCAGTGCTTAATTCTTATAAATCGGAATATAAAATAAAATCCGCCGAACTTGAAATGTCCAAAACGAAACTGAAAGTTGATGTCACAAAAGTCTTCTACTCCATCGTCCTTTCAAAAGAAATGGAAAAATTGATACAGGTGACAATAACTACCCTCCAAAAACATCTTGATTTGGTAAGGGAATTTGTTAAAAATGGTACTGCTACGGAATATGATTCCCTGAAAACGGAATCCCAACTCTTTTCCTGGCAGCCAAGACTCATAAAAACCCAAAGAGAAATGAAAACCGCAACCAAACAACTCGCTTTCCTTATAGGCGAAGAGATTGAAGATAGCCTTGTCATTGAAGGCGAATTAAAATATCATAATTCCGAATCGGAAATATCCCTGAAAGATGCAACGGATAAAGCCCTTGAAAACAGGTCTGAAATAGTGATTGCGCAAGAAATGAAAAAAATAAATAACGATATCAGGAATATGAAAAGAGCTTCTGTGCTCCCGCAAGTTGCTTTCCAGTATAATTATAACTTAATGGATAAAGATGCGGATTTTACTTTTAACGCGGATAACTGGGAAAACTGGTGGGATATAAGAATTCTCTTCAACTGGGAGTTTTTTGCCTTCGGAAGACATAGAGCTGAAATGAAGGAATATGACTTTAAAAAACAAGAATCCGACATAAATATTTCCTCTATTGAAAAGAGAATAAAAATTGAACTTGAAAATGCGTTCGATTATAAAAATGAAAACCAAATAACGCTTTCCCTGTGGGAAAAGAATATTGACGTTGCGAACAGGGCTTACGATATAGCAAACGATAATTATAAAAACGGGACAATGACAAATATGGATGTCCTTGATTCACATATCGCTCTGGCAGAAGCAAAGTTCCAATACCTGAAAGCTCTGTATGATTATAAAATTTCCTGCGCAGAATTAAATAGAATAATCGGTTATTAA
- a CDS encoding efflux RND transporter periplasmic adaptor subunit, giving the protein MGKGLYFLTIILMCVCNGCKEKDYIEASGTIEIKELDVASKIAGRVTKIYVQKGDNVEKDKILAEIDDRIINAQYDEAKAVYTQAEEDFKRVSALYKSNSIPKQKYDQSEAFYNQIKAKLTQAEIMKEETKIKAPWDGTIINKYVEEGELISQLAPLFTLGDMKEVKLTIYMPLKEMEIIKVGDEAEIRIDAYKDRTFKGKITYISDKAEFTPKNIQTKDERIKEVFAIEISLSNDEGIFKPGMPADARLKKR; this is encoded by the coding sequence ATGGGAAAAGGATTATATTTTCTAACTATAATTCTGATGTGTGTTTGTAATGGATGTAAAGAAAAAGATTACATAGAAGCTTCCGGTACCATAGAAATCAAGGAACTTGACGTTGCGTCAAAAATCGCCGGCAGGGTTACAAAAATATACGTTCAAAAAGGAGATAACGTCGAAAAAGATAAAATACTTGCGGAAATTGACGACAGGATAATTAATGCCCAATACGATGAAGCAAAAGCCGTTTATACTCAAGCAGAGGAAGACTTCAAAAGAGTCTCTGCTCTCTATAAGTCAAATTCCATACCCAAGCAGAAATATGACCAGTCAGAAGCTTTCTATAACCAGATAAAAGCAAAACTGACCCAGGCAGAAATAATGAAAGAAGAAACTAAAATAAAAGCGCCGTGGGACGGGACAATAATTAACAAATATGTAGAAGAAGGAGAACTTATATCCCAGCTTGCCCCCCTGTTTACGCTTGGCGATATGAAAGAAGTTAAACTTACCATATATATGCCGTTGAAAGAAATGGAAATAATAAAAGTCGGAGATGAAGCCGAAATCAGAATAGATGCCTATAAAGACAGAACTTTCAAAGGCAAGATTACTTACATATCCGATAAGGCGGAATTTACGCCCAAAAATATCCAGACAAAAGATGAAAGAATAAAAGAGGTCTTTGCAATTGAAATATCTCTTTCAAATGATGAAGGAATATTTAAACCCGGTATGCCTGCAGACGCAAGACTAAAGAAAAGATAA